Proteins co-encoded in one Klebsiella michiganensis genomic window:
- the fimA gene encoding type-1 fimbrial protein subunit A encodes MKIKNLALVVLSALSLSSGAAYAVTVNGGTVHFKGEIVNAACAVDAGSVDQTVQLGQVRSARLAAEGNTSSAVGFNIKLNDCDTTVSTKASVAFSGVAVTGKPDTLAIQGAAAGGATNVGIQILDNTSTPLALDGATFSAKTTLNDGTNIIPLQARYIALGAATAGTANADATFKVQYE; translated from the coding sequence ATGAAAATCAAAAATCTGGCTCTCGTTGTACTGTCAGCCCTCTCTCTGAGCTCGGGAGCGGCATATGCCGTTACGGTTAACGGCGGCACCGTTCATTTCAAAGGTGAAATTGTTAACGCGGCCTGCGCCGTTGATGCAGGGTCGGTAGATCAGACCGTTCAACTGGGCCAGGTACGTTCTGCCCGACTGGCTGCGGAAGGCAACACCAGCTCTGCGGTAGGTTTCAACATTAAGCTGAATGATTGCGATACCACCGTTTCCACCAAAGCTTCTGTTGCGTTCTCTGGCGTTGCCGTGACCGGCAAACCCGATACGCTTGCTATTCAAGGGGCTGCGGCGGGTGGCGCAACTAATGTGGGGATTCAGATCCTCGACAACACCAGCACCCCGCTGGCACTGGATGGGGCAACTTTCAGCGCCAAAACCACGCTGAATGATGGCACCAATATTATTCCTCTGCAGGCCCGCTACATCGCGCTGGGTGCGGCGACTGCCGGTACCGCTAACGCGGACGCGACCTTTAAAGTTCAGTACGAGTAA
- a CDS encoding fimbrial protein: protein MRGIKLVLLSVLLPSLALAGNRTHVMLPGGNMRFQGTIIAESCRVEAGDRQMTVEMGRVSSNRFHAPGEDSDPVPFALHLQDCNTNVSRHVGVAFMGVADGKNPAVLSVGEGPGMAEGVGVALFDAEERQIPLNAPAKTWTRIYPGPTTLHFIAKYRATGHQVTGGLANAQAWFALTYL from the coding sequence ATGAGAGGAATCAAGCTGGTTCTATTGAGCGTTCTTCTGCCATCTCTGGCGCTGGCTGGTAATCGAACGCATGTGATGCTGCCGGGAGGCAATATGCGCTTCCAGGGCACGATCATTGCCGAATCCTGCCGCGTAGAGGCGGGTGACCGTCAAATGACGGTTGAAATGGGCAGGGTCAGCAGCAATCGCTTCCATGCTCCAGGCGAAGACAGCGACCCGGTGCCTTTCGCACTCCACCTTCAGGACTGTAATACCAACGTTAGCCGGCACGTTGGCGTGGCGTTTATGGGCGTTGCAGACGGTAAAAATCCGGCGGTACTTTCGGTGGGCGAGGGGCCAGGCATGGCCGAAGGCGTGGGCGTTGCTCTCTTTGATGCCGAAGAACGGCAAATCCCGCTGAATGCCCCGGCAAAGACCTGGACCCGGATATACCCTGGGCCAACCACTCTCCATTTTATCGCCAAATATCGCGCCACCGGGCATCAGGTCACCGGGGGGCTGGCGAATGCCCAAGCCTGGTTTGCTTTGACCTATTTATAG
- a CDS encoding molecular chaperone FimC, whose translation MDTNNNDKDKGASVTKSLLRGRGFLAAMMIAAAMGFMARAEAGVALGATRVIYPEGQKQVQLAVTSNDEKSTYLIQSWVENANGDKDSRFVITPPLFAIKGKKETTLRILDATNNQLPKDRESLFWLNVKAIPSMEKSKLNENTLQLAIISRIKLYYRPDNLALAPEKAAEKLTFSRGNGQLILNNPTPYYLTVTDINAGSRGLDNALVPPMGTTSVKLPADAGTNITYQTINDYGALTPRMQGVMQ comes from the coding sequence GTGGACACAAACAACAACGACAAGGACAAAGGTGCGAGCGTGACAAAAAGCTTACTAAGAGGTCGCGGTTTTCTGGCGGCGATGATGATAGCTGCGGCAATGGGCTTTATGGCTCGCGCGGAGGCTGGAGTGGCGCTAGGCGCGACTCGCGTTATTTATCCTGAAGGGCAAAAACAGGTTCAACTGGCTGTGACCAGCAACGATGAAAAAAGTACTTACCTTATTCAGTCGTGGGTAGAAAACGCCAATGGTGACAAAGACAGCCGTTTCGTGATTACTCCGCCGCTGTTCGCCATCAAAGGGAAGAAGGAAACCACCTTACGCATTTTAGATGCGACCAATAACCAACTGCCGAAGGATCGGGAGAGCCTGTTCTGGCTGAACGTAAAGGCCATCCCTTCCATGGAAAAATCAAAGCTGAATGAGAACACGCTCCAGCTGGCGATCATCAGCCGAATCAAACTTTACTACCGCCCGGATAACCTGGCGCTTGCCCCGGAGAAAGCGGCAGAAAAACTGACCTTTAGCCGCGGCAATGGCCAACTGATCCTGAACAACCCCACGCCGTATTATCTGACGGTGACGGATATTAATGCCGGCAGCCGGGGTCTGGACAATGCGCTTGTCCCGCCGATGGGAACAACCTCCGTGAAGCTACCGGCCGATGCCGGGACCAACATTACTTACCAGACAATCAACGACTACGGTGCGCTGACGCCACGGATGCAGGGCGTTATGCAGTAA
- a CDS encoding fimbrial protein: protein MSHLKYGLARFGSRRPRRKLASFFTLVQTPLALLIAMQACSAHADLYFNPRFLADDPSAVADLSSFESGQEAPPGTYRVDIYLNEGFVTTRDVKFDAAKNSGGLAPCLTREQWAGMGVNVAAIAGMNALASDACVPMTELIPEATAGFDVGLQRLNLTVPQAFMGNRARGYIPPERWDSGINAGLLNYNFTGNNVQNDRGGSSNYAWLNLQSGINLGAWRLRDNTTWSYNSGGGTSANENKWQHVNTWLERDIISLRSRLTLGDSYTDSDVFDGINFRGAQLASDDNMLPDSMKGFAPVIRGIARGTAHVIVKQNGYEIYQGTVPPGPFTINDLYAATSGGDLQVTIKEADGSSQIFSVPWSSVPVLQREGRTRFSLTAGEYRSGNRQQEEPKFFQGTVLQGLPDGWTLYGGSQLADRYRSFNLGVGKNMGVLGALSMDVTQANAKLPDDSEHQGQSLRFLYNKSLNELGTNVQLVGYRYSTSGYFTLADTAYSRMSGYSVETQDGVIQVKPRFTDYYNLAYNKRGRVQLSLTQQLGRTATLYLSGSHQTYWNSSSADEQMQVGLNAAVDDINWTVSYSLTKNAWQDGRDQMLAVNVNIPFSHWLRSDSKSVWRNANASYSVSHDLNGRMTNLAGLYGTLLEDNNLSYSVQTGYAGGGHGNSSSTGYAALNYRGGYGNANVGYSRSDGLKQLYYGASGGVLAHADGVTFSQPLNSTVVLVKAPGAGDVKVENQTGVRTDWRGYAVLPYASDYRENRIALDTNTLADNVDLQDAVANVVPTHGAVVRAEFKPQVGVKMLMTLTHNGKPVPFGAVVTAEGLQASSIVADSGQVYLSGMPLAGKVLAKWGDGPDASCVADYRLGEESQKQMLSSLSAQCR, encoded by the coding sequence ATGTCACATCTAAAATATGGATTAGCGCGTTTCGGCTCCCGCCGCCCACGGCGCAAATTGGCTTCTTTTTTTACTCTGGTACAAACGCCGCTGGCGCTTTTAATCGCTATGCAGGCCTGTTCCGCCCATGCGGATCTGTATTTTAACCCGCGCTTTTTAGCCGACGATCCCTCGGCCGTGGCTGATTTATCCAGTTTCGAAAGTGGACAGGAAGCGCCGCCGGGGACTTACCGCGTCGATATTTATCTCAACGAGGGGTTTGTCACCACGCGGGACGTTAAATTCGATGCGGCAAAGAACAGCGGTGGCCTTGCTCCGTGCCTGACGCGTGAGCAGTGGGCCGGGATGGGCGTTAACGTGGCGGCCATTGCCGGCATGAATGCCCTGGCGTCGGACGCCTGTGTGCCGATGACCGAGCTTATCCCGGAGGCTACCGCCGGGTTTGATGTTGGCCTGCAAAGGCTGAACCTGACGGTACCGCAGGCGTTTATGGGTAACCGGGCAAGAGGGTACATCCCGCCTGAGCGCTGGGACAGCGGCATTAACGCCGGCCTGCTGAATTACAACTTCACCGGCAATAACGTGCAAAACGATCGCGGTGGCAGCAGTAATTATGCCTGGCTGAACCTGCAGAGCGGGATCAACCTCGGGGCGTGGCGGCTGCGTGACAACACCACCTGGAGTTACAACAGCGGTGGCGGCACCTCGGCGAATGAAAATAAATGGCAGCACGTTAACACCTGGCTTGAGCGGGATATTATTTCCCTTCGCTCCCGGTTAACGCTGGGCGACAGCTATACAGACAGCGATGTTTTTGACGGGATAAATTTCCGCGGGGCTCAGCTGGCCTCCGACGACAATATGCTGCCCGACAGCATGAAAGGGTTTGCGCCGGTGATTCGCGGCATTGCCCGGGGCACGGCGCACGTCATCGTCAAACAAAATGGCTATGAAATTTATCAGGGCACCGTGCCGCCCGGCCCGTTCACGATTAACGATCTCTACGCTGCCACCAGCGGCGGCGATCTGCAGGTCACCATCAAAGAAGCCGACGGCAGCAGCCAGATCTTCAGCGTGCCCTGGTCATCCGTGCCCGTTTTACAGCGCGAAGGGCGCACCCGTTTTTCTCTGACCGCCGGCGAATATCGCAGCGGCAATCGCCAGCAGGAAGAGCCTAAGTTCTTTCAGGGCACGGTGTTGCAAGGGTTGCCCGATGGCTGGACGCTTTATGGCGGGAGCCAACTGGCCGACCGCTACCGTAGCTTCAACCTCGGCGTAGGGAAAAACATGGGCGTGTTAGGGGCGCTGTCGATGGATGTCACCCAGGCCAACGCCAAACTCCCGGATGACAGTGAGCACCAGGGGCAGTCGCTTCGCTTCCTCTATAACAAATCGTTGAATGAACTGGGCACCAACGTCCAGCTGGTGGGCTACCGGTATTCAACCAGCGGCTATTTTACGCTTGCCGATACCGCCTACAGCCGGATGAGCGGCTACAGCGTGGAAACGCAGGACGGTGTGATTCAGGTTAAGCCCAGGTTTACCGACTACTACAACCTCGCCTACAACAAGCGCGGCAGGGTGCAGCTTAGCCTCACCCAGCAACTGGGCAGGACGGCAACGCTTTACCTCAGCGGCAGCCACCAGACCTACTGGAACAGCAGCAGCGCCGACGAGCAGATGCAGGTGGGGCTGAACGCTGCAGTGGATGACATCAACTGGACGGTCAGCTACAGCCTGACGAAAAACGCCTGGCAGGACGGGCGTGACCAAATGCTGGCGGTAAACGTCAACATCCCGTTCAGCCACTGGCTGCGTTCCGACAGCAAATCCGTCTGGCGCAATGCCAATGCCAGCTACAGCGTGTCGCACGATCTTAATGGCCGGATGACCAACCTGGCCGGGCTGTACGGCACGCTGCTGGAGGACAATAACCTGAGCTATAGCGTGCAGACCGGCTATGCGGGCGGTGGGCACGGGAACAGCAGCAGCACCGGTTATGCCGCACTGAACTACCGTGGCGGATACGGCAATGCCAACGTGGGCTACAGCCGCAGCGACGGCCTGAAGCAGCTTTACTACGGCGCGAGCGGTGGGGTACTGGCGCACGCGGATGGCGTGACCTTCAGTCAGCCGCTGAACAGCACGGTGGTGCTGGTAAAAGCTCCCGGTGCCGGTGACGTAAAAGTCGAAAACCAAACCGGGGTTCGTACCGACTGGCGCGGTTATGCCGTGCTCCCGTATGCCAGCGATTACCGCGAAAACAGGATCGCGCTGGACACCAACACGCTGGCCGACAACGTTGATCTTCAGGATGCCGTTGCCAACGTTGTGCCAACCCACGGAGCCGTTGTTCGCGCGGAGTTCAAACCACAGGTGGGGGTGAAAATGCTCATGACGCTGACCCACAACGGAAAACCGGTTCCCTTCGGGGCCGTTGTAACCGCCGAAGGCCTGCAGGCGAGCAGTATTGTGGCCGATAGCGGGCAGGTGTATCTCAGCGGAATGCCGCTGGCGGGCAAAGTGCTGGCCAAATGGGGAGACGGGCCGGACGCCAGCTGCGTGGCTGACTACCGTCTGGGTGAAGAGAGCCAGAAGCAGATGTTGAGCTCGCTTTCGGCGCAGTGTCGCTAA
- a CDS encoding fimbrial protein, giving the protein MTKSLYIVGIALSLFAAAAEAADSTITIRGNVRDNACSVAAESKDFTVDLLNNSAKQFSAVGATTPLVPFRIVLSPCGGLATAVKVGFTGVADGVNTSLLKLDSGAAAAAGMGIQILNSARTPMPINAGSSAIQWTTLVPGQTNVLSFYARLMATQLPVTAGHVNATAIFTLEFQ; this is encoded by the coding sequence ATGACTAAATCTCTTTATATCGTCGGTATCGCCCTGTCACTGTTTGCTGCCGCGGCAGAAGCGGCAGACAGCACGATCACTATCCGCGGCAACGTCCGGGACAACGCCTGCTCGGTTGCGGCGGAGTCAAAAGATTTCACCGTCGACCTGCTGAATAACTCGGCCAAACAGTTTTCTGCGGTGGGGGCCACAACCCCGCTGGTGCCTTTCCGCATTGTGCTTTCCCCGTGTGGAGGCCTGGCTACCGCGGTGAAAGTGGGGTTCACCGGCGTGGCGGATGGCGTAAACACCAGCTTATTGAAGCTGGACAGCGGCGCGGCGGCGGCGGCGGGCATGGGAATACAAATCCTGAACAGCGCCCGGACACCAATGCCAATCAACGCGGGGTCGTCGGCGATTCAGTGGACTACGCTGGTGCCCGGCCAGACCAACGTGCTTAGTTTTTATGCGCGCCTGATGGCCACGCAGTTGCCGGTCACCGCCGGGCACGTTAATGCGACCGCCATATTCACACTTGAGTTTCAGTAA
- a CDS encoding fimbrial protein: MKWILPGRVLAGVLIVISSAAKADDVTITVNGRVVAKPCTISTPTATVDLGDLYTFNLIQAGASSAWHDVVLNLTNCPVGTSKVTATFSGTVDATGYYANQGTARNLQLQLQDNGGATLNNGANKTVPVDAGSQATSFPLQVRALTVNGGATQGTIQAVINVTYTWS; encoded by the coding sequence ATGAAATGGATTCTACCCGGGAGGGTGCTTGCCGGGGTGCTGATAGTGATCTCGTCTGCGGCAAAGGCGGATGACGTCACCATTACCGTGAACGGCAGAGTAGTGGCGAAGCCCTGTACGATTTCGACCCCCACGGCCACGGTCGATCTGGGCGATCTTTATACCTTTAACCTGATACAGGCTGGCGCCTCATCCGCCTGGCATGATGTTGTCCTGAATTTGACCAACTGCCCGGTCGGGACCTCTAAAGTGACCGCGACGTTCAGCGGCACGGTGGATGCGACGGGTTATTACGCCAACCAGGGCACGGCGCGTAACCTCCAGCTCCAGCTCCAGGATAACGGCGGCGCGACGTTGAATAACGGCGCCAATAAAACCGTTCCGGTGGATGCTGGCAGTCAGGCGACGAGTTTTCCTCTGCAGGTCAGAGCGTTAACGGTCAATGGCGGGGCAACCCAGGGAACAATTCAGGCGGTGATCAATGTCACTTACACCTGGTCCTGA
- a CDS encoding fimbrial protein yields MKKVIMLLAALAGMGWSTVSQAFTCQSLGTTISGSGTVTVRVNLVPSISAGQNLVVDLSQSIQCKNDAPSVYLDPVRIRSGSAYQGVLSAFRGTLGYFGVQYPFPTTTETAWVNHTWGDYRGWQAVLYLTPISTASGVVVKANTMIAQLILEKEDSLNGNRQIINWNIYANNDVVVPTGGCDVSARNVTVNLPDYPGTAPAPVTVRCAQNQRIGYFLSGNTLGTDNAIFTNTSASSPAQGIGVQLLRNGAALKAGSANTVSLGTVGTTPVNLGLTATYARTTGQVTAGNVQSIIGVTFVYQ; encoded by the coding sequence ATGAAAAAAGTCATCATGCTATTGGCCGCGCTCGCCGGTATGGGATGGTCAACCGTAAGTCAGGCCTTTACCTGCCAGTCGCTCGGCACCACCATCAGTGGCTCCGGCACCGTTACCGTCAGGGTCAATCTTGTGCCGTCCATTTCGGCGGGGCAAAACCTGGTGGTCGATCTTTCCCAGTCGATTCAGTGTAAAAACGATGCGCCATCGGTCTACCTTGACCCGGTGAGGATCAGATCGGGTTCCGCGTATCAGGGCGTGCTCTCTGCTTTCAGGGGAACATTGGGCTATTTCGGAGTGCAATATCCTTTCCCGACAACAACGGAAACCGCATGGGTGAACCATACCTGGGGGGATTACCGTGGCTGGCAGGCGGTGCTGTATTTAACGCCTATCAGCACCGCCAGCGGCGTCGTCGTTAAAGCCAACACCATGATTGCCCAGCTTATTCTGGAAAAAGAAGACTCCCTCAATGGCAACCGCCAGATCATCAACTGGAATATCTACGCCAACAACGATGTCGTGGTGCCAACCGGGGGCTGTGACGTATCTGCCCGCAACGTGACGGTGAATCTGCCGGATTACCCGGGCACGGCACCCGCCCCCGTGACAGTGCGTTGCGCACAAAATCAGAGAATTGGTTACTTTTTGTCAGGGAACACCCTGGGAACCGATAACGCCATATTCACCAATACGTCGGCCAGCTCACCCGCCCAGGGGATTGGCGTCCAGCTGCTGCGGAATGGCGCAGCCTTGAAGGCCGGCAGCGCCAATACCGTTTCGCTGGGAACGGTGGGAACGACACCCGTTAACCTGGGGCTGACGGCGACCTACGCGCGAACCACCGGGCAGGTTACGGCGGGTAATGTACAGTCGATAATCGGAGTGACGTTTGTTTATCAGTAG
- a CDS encoding fimbrial protein yields MNYILSPCNMMACGLANLLAAGQGVGEEVAREEAGARFVVYLPDQPYWLLVVLRQVAQLLDSHGGQLPMLILSRSSASWIWRSLQKLVKKESYLSGVRVAPSDLPSASLAALLRGDWDNSVSLKKHALEEEMVSQIRSEGLTRKELDVLVDSLAGQTIQEQAKQRGVSHKTLYVQRMSGLKKMAHPLLHEKAPVASNQQKKSASSGMVAALSPFERELAYAIHNRQVYPVFQPIVNGGLQLKGLEILARWHRNGQTMQPAEFLPQIRSSYTWRLLTAFMLQEAVGGINQYQGEYYFAVNIPAAVSNSESLFGIIKQLSTRLINPFWTDRLVLEISEELNLLQHQESRFFITQLQHQGYRVMLDDCFSQSSVYFPVRAVRFSDYKLDRKVVEDAQYEPHALALIKSLAYYCELTGSYCVAEGIDSREKLRLLLASGVHLFQGYSISQPVFKFELRQMIDALKRRETVQPIA; encoded by the coding sequence GTGAACTACATTCTCTCTCCCTGCAACATGATGGCCTGCGGGCTGGCAAACTTGTTAGCCGCAGGTCAGGGAGTGGGGGAGGAAGTCGCGCGGGAAGAGGCCGGGGCGCGGTTCGTGGTCTATCTGCCCGATCAGCCGTACTGGTTACTGGTCGTCTTGCGGCAGGTGGCGCAGCTGCTCGACAGCCACGGCGGCCAGCTGCCGATGCTTATTCTGAGCCGAAGCTCAGCTTCATGGATCTGGCGTTCGCTGCAGAAGTTAGTGAAAAAAGAAAGTTATCTTAGCGGCGTGCGAGTGGCCCCCTCCGATCTGCCCAGCGCCAGCCTGGCAGCGCTACTGCGCGGGGACTGGGATAACAGCGTGAGCCTCAAAAAACACGCTCTTGAAGAGGAAATGGTGAGCCAAATCCGGTCAGAAGGTTTGACCCGAAAAGAGCTTGATGTGCTGGTGGACTCCCTGGCCGGGCAGACGATTCAGGAGCAGGCGAAACAGCGGGGCGTCAGCCATAAAACGCTGTATGTACAGCGAATGTCCGGGCTAAAGAAAATGGCCCATCCGCTGCTGCATGAGAAAGCGCCGGTGGCGAGTAACCAGCAGAAAAAAAGTGCCTCAAGCGGGATGGTGGCGGCCCTTTCCCCTTTCGAAAGAGAGTTGGCTTATGCCATCCACAACCGCCAGGTTTACCCGGTGTTCCAGCCTATTGTGAATGGTGGGCTGCAGCTAAAAGGGCTCGAGATCCTGGCCCGCTGGCACCGAAACGGGCAAACCATGCAGCCCGCAGAGTTCCTGCCGCAGATCCGGTCCAGCTATACATGGCGGTTGTTAACGGCCTTTATGCTGCAAGAGGCGGTGGGGGGCATTAATCAGTATCAGGGGGAGTATTATTTTGCCGTTAATATTCCGGCCGCGGTTTCAAACAGTGAGAGCCTGTTCGGCATCATTAAGCAACTGAGTACCCGGCTGATAAACCCGTTCTGGACGGACAGGCTGGTGCTTGAAATCTCAGAAGAGCTGAATTTGCTGCAGCATCAGGAGAGCCGGTTTTTCATTACCCAGCTTCAGCATCAGGGATACCGGGTCATGCTTGATGATTGCTTTTCCCAGAGCAGCGTTTACTTCCCGGTGCGGGCGGTGCGGTTTAGCGATTACAAACTGGATCGCAAAGTCGTGGAGGACGCGCAGTATGAACCTCATGCGCTGGCGCTGATCAAAAGCCTGGCGTATTACTGCGAACTAACGGGAAGTTACTGCGTTGCCGAGGGCATTGATAGCCGTGAGAAATTAAGGCTGCTTCTGGCGTCCGGAGTACATCTCTTTCAGGGGTACAGTATCTCTCAGCCCGTTTTCAAGTTTGAACTCCGGCAGATGATCGACGCCTTGAAAAGAAGAGAGACGGTGCAGCCCATCGCCTGA
- a CDS encoding cytochrome C550, translated as MEQEILALFEKVLSRKVGFNDELIESDILDSILAVDLVLEVQDVYGCMIPPTEVASVLKTPADLARYIEENR; from the coding sequence ATGGAACAAGAGATTCTCGCCCTGTTTGAAAAAGTGTTATCCCGCAAGGTCGGCTTTAACGATGAGCTGATCGAGTCCGATATTCTCGACTCAATTCTGGCCGTTGATCTGGTGCTGGAAGTGCAGGACGTGTACGGCTGCATGATCCCGCCGACGGAAGTCGCAAGCGTGCTGAAAACCCCGGCGGATCTGGCGCGTTATATTGAAGAGAACCGCTGA
- a CDS encoding AMP-dependent synthetase produces the protein MNLHSELQELQDFLRAALLDPARPNQLAISGSDTALTWQQLSVAATDWAQRYARCQQPAGTPVVLYGHQQAEFAVAIYSCLLHNIPYIPVDCIYPQERLKEICQLASAPYYYDVVTKQFVATGETGSVLAEPDLAYIMFTSGSTGKPKGVQIGRESLWHFMKWVREDFALPEVPVLMNHAVFSFDLSLIPLLANLATGGHIVLNAKEDIAAENWLERLKTNAVSAWVSTPSFAYQKLLSPQFSADYLPALSVFVFIGEVLNKALVRQLRRRFPQAKILNSYGPTEATIATTVIEITDEILHSENDVLPVGTMMPESRMEITSEGELIIWGKNVMRGYLGLPQENAAKLLHRESEQYRGYRTGDLGYEDGLLYCQGRNDSQIKLNGYRIEINEIENRLLAMSGISEAVVLPLMKSGGGVLRIAAFCVTGLAPEAIKTSLAKVIPPYMVPSQIIIKDALPLNPNGKIDRKLLDTQARTN, from the coding sequence ATGAACCTTCATTCAGAGCTTCAGGAACTGCAGGATTTTCTGCGCGCGGCATTACTCGACCCCGCGCGCCCAAACCAGTTAGCCATCAGCGGCAGCGATACCGCCCTGACCTGGCAACAGCTTTCCGTCGCCGCAACCGACTGGGCGCAGCGCTACGCGCGGTGCCAGCAGCCCGCCGGAACGCCGGTGGTTTTATACGGGCACCAGCAGGCCGAATTTGCCGTGGCGATTTACAGCTGCCTGCTGCACAACATCCCGTATATTCCGGTGGACTGCATCTATCCGCAGGAGCGGCTGAAAGAGATCTGCCAGCTTGCCAGCGCCCCTTATTATTACGACGTCGTGACGAAGCAGTTTGTGGCGACCGGCGAAACCGGCAGCGTGCTGGCCGAGCCCGATCTGGCCTACATCATGTTTACGTCAGGCAGTACCGGGAAACCAAAAGGCGTGCAGATTGGCCGCGAGAGCCTGTGGCACTTTATGAAGTGGGTGCGCGAGGACTTTGCGCTGCCGGAGGTGCCGGTGCTGATGAACCACGCGGTGTTCAGCTTCGACCTTTCCCTTATTCCTCTGCTGGCGAACCTCGCCACCGGCGGGCACATTGTGCTGAACGCCAAGGAAGATATTGCCGCTGAAAACTGGCTTGAACGCCTGAAAACTAACGCGGTTTCGGCCTGGGTTTCCACGCCCTCTTTCGCCTACCAGAAACTGCTGTCCCCGCAGTTCAGCGCCGACTATTTGCCCGCGCTGAGCGTGTTTGTGTTCATTGGAGAAGTGCTGAACAAAGCGCTGGTCAGGCAGCTGCGCCGTCGCTTCCCGCAGGCCAAAATTCTGAACTCTTATGGCCCAACGGAAGCAACCATCGCCACCACGGTGATTGAAATTACCGACGAGATCCTGCACAGCGAAAATGACGTGCTGCCGGTGGGCACCATGATGCCGGAGTCCAGAATGGAAATTACCTCGGAAGGTGAGCTGATCATCTGGGGGAAAAACGTCATGCGTGGCTATCTCGGCCTGCCGCAGGAAAACGCCGCGAAATTGCTGCACCGCGAAAGTGAGCAGTACCGCGGCTACCGAACCGGCGACCTCGGCTACGAAGACGGGCTACTGTATTGCCAGGGCCGCAACGACAGCCAGATCAAGCTGAACGGCTACCGTATTGAAATCAACGAGATTGAAAACCGCCTGCTGGCGATGTCCGGCATTAGCGAAGCCGTAGTGCTGCCGCTGATGAAATCCGGCGGCGGCGTGCTGCGCATTGCGGCGTTCTGCGTAACCGGCCTGGCGCCGGAGGCAATCAAGACCTCACTCGCGAAGGTGATCCCGCCTTATATGGTGCCTTCGCAAATCATTATTAAAGACGCTTTGCCGCTGAACCCTAACGGCAAAATCGACCGCAAGCTGCTGGATACCCAGGCTCGCACGAATTAA
- a CDS encoding cytochrome C552, translated as MYSSGAFFFFLFSSALLFALVNRVLHYRLTYLAAFTAIAALAWGYIFQGDYLVPVAVFFAFYLLVTLKEKGWLKTWQAVTLTLLPLLLVKLHLNNHWGMIGLSFMTFRAIDVLLYRSKKDGRNFLHYFCYLFMPFIILAGPMYRWRTWVGDINKPVFRLTREQFLLAVEQIVTGVVQKFLFAMLIDNLVIESWSHRPFTLTVGVVMSIAYSAYLYFDFAGYSNMAIGAGRLFGLNIPANFNMPILAKNPQDFWRRFHISLSEWLRDVVFMPIYMNLMKLDFFRQNKTLAQNVGIFCTLFCMGAWNGLERHYVISGALFGAISVAHNMLLWFAKRSPALSNGLRHPVIAFFGRILTLASAAASLYIFSGMSPL; from the coding sequence ATGTATAGCTCCGGGGCATTTTTTTTCTTTCTGTTTTCATCGGCACTGCTGTTTGCGCTGGTTAACCGCGTATTGCATTACCGGCTAACCTATTTAGCGGCCTTTACCGCGATCGCCGCGCTGGCCTGGGGATATATTTTCCAGGGCGATTATCTTGTTCCGGTGGCGGTATTCTTTGCGTTTTATCTTCTCGTCACGCTGAAAGAGAAAGGCTGGTTAAAAACCTGGCAAGCGGTCACCCTCACGCTGCTGCCGCTATTGCTGGTGAAGTTACACCTGAATAATCACTGGGGCATGATTGGCCTGTCGTTTATGACCTTCCGCGCCATTGATGTGCTGCTTTACCGCAGCAAAAAAGATGGCCGGAACTTTTTGCATTATTTCTGCTATCTGTTTATGCCGTTCATTATTCTCGCGGGCCCGATGTACCGCTGGAGAACGTGGGTCGGCGATATTAATAAGCCGGTATTCAGGCTTACCCGCGAACAGTTTTTACTGGCCGTAGAACAAATCGTCACCGGCGTCGTGCAGAAGTTTTTGTTCGCGATGCTGATCGACAACCTGGTGATTGAGTCCTGGAGCCACAGGCCGTTCACTCTCACCGTGGGCGTGGTGATGTCGATAGCCTACAGCGCCTATCTCTACTTTGATTTTGCGGGCTACAGCAATATGGCTATCGGCGCCGGGCGGCTGTTTGGCCTCAATATTCCGGCCAACTTCAATATGCCGATTCTGGCTAAAAACCCGCAGGACTTCTGGCGCCGGTTCCACATCAGCCTGTCTGAGTGGCTGCGCGACGTAGTCTTTATGCCGATTTACATGAATCTGATGAAGCTCGATTTCTTCCGTCAAAATAAAACCCTGGCACAGAACGTCGGTATCTTCTGCACGCTCTTTTGCATGGGGGCCTGGAACGGGCTTGAACGACACTACGTCATCAGCGGCGCGCTGTTCGGCGCCATTTCCGTTGCCCATAACATGCTGCTTTGGTTCGCCAAACGCAGCCCGGCCTTGAGTAACGGGTTACGCCATCCGGTTATCGCGTTTTTTGGACGAATTCTGACGCTGGCAAGCGCCGCGGCCTCCCTCTACATCTTTAGTGGAATGTCACCTCTATGA